The Gossypium hirsutum isolate 1008001.06 chromosome A13, Gossypium_hirsutum_v2.1, whole genome shotgun sequence nucleotide sequence ttttaattttacttaaattatctttattcaaatttgataattaatttttaaaaattttgatgttaaaatttaaatttaaaatatataatatataaataaatgtataaGTTAAATCAATTAGataaatatctaattaattttattatttagttaaatatttattttttagagataaaaaattaaattaactacatattaaataaaaaattaattaaaaaactaaaaaaaattattatgccaCTTGTCGCAATTATAGTGTATATACTttgttatattaaatatatatgattacattcatataaatacatttatgcaattataaaatttaaaattattaattgagttgaataatttaattctataattatattttaagtttaagtgtaattcttaaaatttttaaaataaaaaaataaatttaaaatataaaaaaattatattaaccgGTATGATTCTATATGCATCTATATAAATCGAGATTTATGAAATACAATACTAAATGATGACCGAAACAGTACATACCAATCTATACAAAACCGACTATCATGGGTATCCTAAATTGTAGCAAGAAATGCTTAAAAGAACCCTAAATTGGCAAAAGTAGAAACAGAGGCAGCCGCCGACAAAGGGGATTTGTTTCTTTAGCGGGGTGGTTTTAAATTTAAGCACGCACCACTCTTCTTTTCCTTCAGACTAGTTGGTGAATTTAattgagttgtttttttttttaatttgcattAAAGAATTTTAAATTGTTGGTGAATTTAATTGGgttgctttttatttttaatttatatcaaaaatttaaaaagtttttaattttttttaaaaaaatatttaagtccttaccttttttttgcactcaattaaatagtttaacttttaaaatatatcaaCAAGACTCTCAAACttttcaaataaaacaattaagtTTCTGTCTTTTTTTACTCAATTAGATACTTGAACTGCCAAAATGTATTAAAAAAGCCCTTTGACCGTTAAAGTTAATTGCCTTtaaattttttcagttaaagccactacgtgccataatcatgacataacatgtgacaaaaaaaaataaaaaaataaaattaataaaagttataaaaagtattaattttaacaaaaatataaaaatatttaaattaaaaaaaatataaaatcgtaaaaaattataaaatatatagaaatataaaaaaatatataaaattttataagtcttaagcaaattataaaaaatgtaaagaaatataatttttttaaaaattataaaaattattgtaccaaaaaaagtatttttatctTTGTCATTTTTCACCACATATCACGTTTGTGTTGTAATACATGATGactttaacttaaaaataacttGGGATCATTTACTTTAACAATCAAcggttaaagttaatggttaaatgatttttttggtgtattttattttttggatttttattattttttataaatttttattaaaatttaataatttttataatttttttatttttatttattatttttttaccacATGTCACGTTGTGGTTGTGACACGGGTAGCTTTAACTGAAAAAAGGTAGGGGCAGTTAATTTTAATGGTTAAAgggtatttttaatgtattttgacAGTTTAAATACTCAattgaatataaaagaaaaaatgactttgttctttttctttttttttttttaaattagaatatCTTTCtgatatattttaaaagttcaaatatctaagtgtaaaagaaatagaaatttaattacttttttcttaaaatatgtggagacttaaatataaaaattttaaattttctaattggatcaaaatgaatttatttaatattaaaactatttttCATTAGGTAAATAAAATCTATGGACTTCAATTGAGCTTCCAACTTCAAAACGTAGTCAAGCTTGTGCTTCTTCTAGCTGGAGTTCTGCTTAATTCgattaaaattctttttttagaCACATAtctaatatgaatatatatatatacaaaatatttgAAAGATCATACTGTTATAGTCgtatatattgaatataaatatgaaaaaatcgAAGGTCGAAAACACAGTCCCATGTGCAAATATGCAGAGAGTTATTCATACACGATTCACAATCAATGTTGTCCACCTTCTTTAATACAAATGcagtaaatttataaaatttgattaCAACACACGTTTTTTTTCCCCTTATTTGCAAACATACTCCAAATtgttaactataaaaaataatgatttcTTTGATTAGTTCATTTTCAAGTTCCCGGTacgaaattagaaaaatatttttagacactgaaatgaaattgtaatttttttgataataaaaatataatttttaaagaattaaattaaaattttatcattttaagggtctaattttattttattaatttaaaatagttaaaatttttattttagtggGGCTGGCCCCCTCTAACCCCTTTAGATTCGCCCTTGTACATAGCCATTTTTTACAAAAGTATTAAAAAATGGTGTTTTAAAAATTTGCCCTTTGGCTGATTGAGTATTAGCTCAGTTGGCATCGACATTGTTGTCGGTGTAAGAGGATATGAATTTAAGTATCCTGAAGcgcattatctttttatttaagggtTCGGAGAGACTGTGAGTAGttttaagtattatattaaaaaacaaatattaaaaatcgTAATACTACGctaagcatgtaaataaataaaaaaagaaatttgtgCTTTTAAGTAaaaatcaatattattttataattttttgggcattttgcattccatttttttatttttttattttgaacgttgtttttttatttataaataattgttaTTCGATTCAacccaatttaaaattaaattatacaaaaaatatatattttagtaaaattgaattataaataatataaaatttagagtaaattataaaaatagccatttttgtttgtctcagattacattttagtcacttatttttgaaatgttacgttttagtcacttacgttattattttgttacgaagtggtcactctactgttaagttccgttatctctccAACAAGGATCCTACATGGCCGTCCAAATggattttaaatgtcaacttagatatcctacatggcagtccaaattaaacttatttaattaaaaacttattttcatccCAGCAACTAGACATCAAAGTTGGCATTTCAAGCCCATTTGGATTGCCATGTAGAGAGGTAATAGAGTTTAATGGTAGAGTAAAcactttgtaacaaaacaataacatagGTGACTAAAgcgtaatatttaaaatataaatgactaaaatgtaattcgaggcaaataaaagtgactatttttataatttaccttaaattttaatattatttaatttttaaagttgtcCCAATTCATGAACAAATGACAAGTaaagaaggaaaaaggaaaaaagaaagagaaagaaaatggtAGCCAAACCTACCCCAAACTAAGGGGAAAATCTGTTATTTGAATCACCCAAATTGGTATTTGGGTCAATTGATAAATTCAAAAACTCAAACCCTATATTTATGTCcatgcatttaaaataattaatattaataatattgtaaAGCGAGTGGGTTTTAGGCCTTTGACCCTTTGTAAATTGTAAgtccacaaatacaaaatcttCTTTTGGTTACTATGTTTCCACGTTTGCATGtctatcatattttattttattattcacattaaaatataacttattttattttattggaaaAAAGGAACCCTacattaattagtattttaaaattatttttcctaCATAAAATCTATCTCTCAACCTATTAAGaatattggaaaataaaaaaataattaaaaaatacttgtttaaaaaattagattgatCATaacgtttcttttttttttctgaattaatTTTTACCAAATCCAaattaaagttataaaaaattttatttaatatttaataaataataagtatattactattttattaatataagaaAATTAGAACTTACCTTAagaaaaccatatatatatatatatattactttttaGATGATTTtaggctttttattttttttgtttgatacgTAAAAGATCCTCACCCAAATCTCCACCTAATAAACTTTCTTATTGTCTATCTTCTcttaaatttcaattcaatcaatcTCTCAAGAAAGAGTTTATTTTTCTGCCTCTTTTTGTTACCCTAAATTTTGGAATAAATTTCTATCTTCATACCGCAATAATTCAAAGAACAAGactggtttttatttatttatttcaaagtctTGATTTTTGTATCTGGGTTTTTAAAATTAAGCCCAACAAATGTATCATCTGAACATATCGTTAAGGATCTGAGCTAGACCCATCAAGTTCTTTTGAGGATATTTGATCTGTGAGTTCTTGCTTTAGCTTGTTTGATGATAAGTTTTAGttttgattatatgtttttgatgAGAAGTTGAATGATCAGATTCCAGAATTTGGTTACTGAGAATCTGATTTGAACTGATTATATAAACGGTTGCTTTTtatgtaaagttttaaaattttgtcagTTTTATGGGGGTGATGAGTGAAATATGAATATTGTTGATCGAGCTTTGTTGTTTCCTTTTGATAGATATAATGAACTCAAAGTTTTGTTGTTTATATTTTCATTGTAAATTATCGATGATCTATGAAGTGTGAATTGCgttgatttttttatatgtttttagcTACTTTTACTTAATAGATATATGGTACTTGGCAAATAATATATTTCTTGTTGAAGGGTATTTGATTAATTGCTAAAAGTATTCTTTTTGGTTTATCTTCTTTGAGATAGCTTCTTAGTGGATGATTATAGTAACAATTGTTTGTttccttaatttgatcatttgttCTCTGATTGTGTTATTATTGTGTATAGTTTTGATGGCATGAGAGGTTAAATTTTTGTAAATCTTGGTTATTTGTGGAAGGGTAccttaaaaatggttaaatatttAGTTATGGATTATATGAGCTTTCCAAATGTGTAGTGTTTTGCTTACGAGACATGTGTTAATTAGTTTCTATATCGGTGGTAAAGTTGTTAAACTTTTTCTCACAGGATTTTGGAGGGGAGCTGAGGGAACTAAGTGGCATGTGAATTGCACGCGGTGAGGATGCCAGAATTGCGAAGTGGAGCCCGGAGGTCGAAACACCTTGATGATCTTCAGCCACCTCCTCAACCGGTTGAACAAGCGGAGAATTGGGTTCTGCCTGCTCAAAACAGAACCAGGAGGAGAGTTGGTGGAAGAGGAAGGGGTAATGCTGCCGGTGTAGCCAAAGGGCCCTCGGCGGCAGTACCCACAAGGCCAACGGCCACTGGTAGAGGCCGGGGCATTAGGTTGATAGATTTAGATCCCGAACCGTGTCAGGTTCTTCCTCAGGCTGAACCTTTGGCTGCCGCTGGACCTGCTTTCAACCGAGTAGAAGTAGTGGCAGATAAAGATATTGCGATGGAGGGTCGGAGTGCTGATAAAATAGTCGGAGTTGAAGAAGAAGCTAGCACCACCCCTGTTCCTGAAACGGTAGCTCCGTATTACATGCTATATCTTTCCTTTATTCATGCTATATCTTTCCTTTATTGTTGAATACaattatttactaattaaattatcTGTATTAAGTTGCTTATTCTGTTAAGCCCCTCTTTGGAAAACGAACTGTCTGAATACGAAATTCTTTTCCTAGTATGCTCTTAAACTAAGAGCTAAGTACTATCTTACTAACAACTATCATATTAATACAATTCCAAACCTAGTGATTCTTCATTTAAGCATTTTATAAACTATTCGAATAATTATTTGTGTTGAATTTGCGTGAAAGTGATGAATGTTTTAGCATCAAGTAACATGGATTCCAGTTGTCTGTCTTCTATTCCGAGACTTTTACTGTAAAACATTCCTAGTATTAAGTTGTTCACCTTGAGGAAGCTCTTGACTGAATACTGTTTTCGTTACTCGTTGCAGGTACAAGTGGGTAATTCTCCTGTATATAGGTTAGAAAGGAAATTGGGTAAGGGCGGTTTTGGCCAAGTTTATGTTGGCCGAAGGACAAGTGGTGGTAGTGATAGAATTGGACCCGATGCAATTGAGGTATTTCTGAGAAACTTGTGCTCATGTTAAAGGTTTTTCCACATCAAACCACTTGGGAACTAATGTGGTAAGATTTGTTTCGTTGCAGGTGGCCTTGAAGCTTGAGCATCGGAACAGTAAAGGTTGCAATTATGGTCCGCCTTATGAGTGGCAAGTGTACAAGTATGGTGTTTTTTAATCATCAAACTTTTAGCAAGCTTTTGTTCCTACATATTTTACTGCAGTTGTTTAAATTCTCACATTTTTTGTTTTAATCTCCAAATTAAATGAAAAGTTCCCTAAATGGGTGTTATGGGATTCCTTCTGTGCACTACAAGGGTCGCCAGGGAGACTTCTATATTCTTGTGAGTTTTGATTTCAAGCTTCTTAGTGTTTTATTCCAAAATTATCTAATGTACCTTAATCATAAAGAACTTTATTGAATATTTCAGGTGATGGATATGCTTGGTCCCAGTCTATGGGATGTTTGGAATTCTCTAGGACAGTCGTAAGAAATAATagaatcttttttcttttgttcctCTGTCATACCTCTTCGGGCATGTTTACATTTATCTACTATATTCTCTCAACTTTGGTAATATTTTGTACTATGACAGGATGTCACCAAATATGGCTGCATGCATTGCGGTGGAGGCAATATCAATTCTTGAAAAGCTTCATTTAAAGGGGTAGGCCATATCATAACTTTCTAAAACATATTGGATTCAACCTCCTATTTTGCATAGTCACAACTGATTGTCGTTCTGTCATCTGCTTGAAAAAGGTTTGTCCATGGTGATGTGAAGCCTGAGAATTTTTTACTAGGGCTACTTGGATCAGCTGATGAGAAGAAGCTATATCTTATTGATCTTGGTTTAGGTATGTTCTTTTGAGTTCTCTCATCCCCTTTAATTGTATGTTCTTTCCAAGGTTTCAGGCATGAGTTCATTATGGTTAACTGTTAGTATTTTCTTCCTCTCCAACCAATCAGCTTCGAGATGGAAAGATGCACAGTCTGGTCAACATGTTGATTATGATCAGAGGCCGGATGTTTTCAGGTGTGTAGACTTGTTCTTAAGTGTTCGCCACTTACTGCTTATGCTCGGTGTTAATATCTTCGCCCTTCGGGTATTTCTTCTATCAGGGGAACAATCAGGTATGCTAGTGTGCATGCGCATTTGGGTCGGACTGGAAGTCGTAGAGATGACCTTGAGTCATTGGCATACACATTGATATTTCTAATAAAAGGGCGGTTACCATGGCAGGGTTATCAGGTTCGTGTTGTTGTTTCGATTAAGGATTTACTTAATCCGATTTACTTACTTCCTCTGAACTATTTTTCCTTTTGTCTGGAATTTTACAGGGTGATAACAAGAGTTTTCTGGTTTGCAAGAAAAAGATGGCCACTTCTCCAGAGTTGATGTGTTGCTTTTGTCCTGCCCCGT carries:
- the LOC107893255 gene encoding casein kinase 1-like protein HD16, with translation MPELRSGARRSKHLDDLQPPPQPVEQAENWVLPAQNRTRRRVGGRGRGNAAGVAKGPSAAVPTRPTATGRGRGIRLIDLDPEPCQVLPQAEPLAAAGPAFNRVEVVADKDIAMEGRSADKIVGVEEEASTTPVPETVQVGNSPVYRLERKLGKGGFGQVYVGRRTSGGSDRIGPDAIEVALKLEHRNSKGCNYGPPYEWQVYNSLNGCYGIPSVHYKGRQGDFYILVMDMLGPSLWDVWNSLGQSMSPNMAACIAVEAISILEKLHLKGFVHGDVKPENFLLGLLGSADEKKLYLIDLGLASRWKDAQSGQHVDYDQRPDVFRGTIRYASVHAHLGRTGSRRDDLESLAYTLIFLIKGRLPWQGYQGDNKSFLVCKKKMATSPELMCCFCPAPFKQFLEAVTNMKFDEEPNYAKLISFFESLIEPCTPLRPIRIDGALKVGQKRGRLVINLEEDEQPKKKIRLGSPATQWISVFNARCPMKQRYHYNVADSRLRQHVEKGNEDGLFISCVASAANLWALIMDAGTGFSSQVYELSTVFLHKDWIMEQWEKNYYISSIAGATNGSSLVVMSKGTPYTQQSYKLSESFPFKWINKKWKEGFHVTSMTTAGSCWGVVMSRNSGFSDQVVELDFLYPSEGIHRRWESGYRITSMAATADQAAFILSIPKRKMMDETQETLRTSTFPSTHVKEKWAKNLYLASICYGRTVC